From one Gallionella capsiferriformans ES-2 genomic stretch:
- a CDS encoding Ni/Fe hydrogenase subunit alpha: MTSLETAANPENLRRIAIDPVSRVEGHGKVTILLDDKNKIHQVRLHIVEFRGFEKFIQGRPYWEVPVMVQRLCGICPVSHQLAASKALDAIVGAKHPTPTAEKMRRLMHYGQILQSHALHFFHLCSPDLLFGFDSDISKRNILGIAEKYPETAKRGILLRKFGQEVIRHAAGKRIHGTGSVPGGVNKSLSIAERDELLKDIYQMVSWSREAVHLVKELHHKNPELYNSFGAFRANYMSMVGMDGSLDLYHGRLRARDDNGNILFDGVDYNHYSELIAEEVKNWSYMKFPYLKSMGAEKGWYRVGPLSRVQNCDFISTPLAEIERREFMAYSGVMPMHAPLGYHWARMIEMLHAAEMIKDLLHDDDITGSDLMVTGERGFEGVGVIEAPRGTLIHHYRVDENDLITMCNLIVSTTHNNQAMNEAVRRVAQQYLHGHEITEGLLNHIEVAIRAFDPCLSCATHALGKMPLEIEVLDESGARLSYLSRSGDGRFCA, encoded by the coding sequence ATCCGGAAAATCTGCGCCGCATCGCCATCGATCCGGTATCACGCGTCGAAGGCCACGGCAAGGTGACCATCCTGCTCGACGACAAGAACAAGATTCATCAGGTTCGCCTGCACATCGTCGAGTTTCGCGGCTTCGAAAAATTCATTCAGGGTCGCCCCTACTGGGAAGTGCCGGTAATGGTGCAAAGGCTGTGCGGCATCTGCCCGGTCAGCCATCAACTAGCGGCGAGCAAGGCGCTGGACGCCATTGTCGGCGCAAAACATCCGACACCGACAGCCGAAAAAATGCGCCGCCTGATGCACTACGGCCAGATACTGCAATCTCACGCCCTGCACTTCTTCCATCTGTGCTCACCCGATCTGTTGTTCGGTTTTGACAGCGACATCTCCAAACGCAACATCCTCGGCATTGCAGAAAAATATCCTGAGACCGCAAAACGCGGCATCCTGCTGCGCAAATTTGGTCAGGAGGTGATTCGTCACGCGGCGGGAAAACGCATCCACGGGACGGGCTCAGTACCGGGCGGAGTCAATAAATCGCTGTCGATTGCCGAACGGGATGAGTTACTCAAAGACATCTACCAGATGGTGTCGTGGAGCCGCGAAGCGGTTCATCTGGTCAAGGAGTTGCACCATAAAAATCCCGAACTCTACAACAGTTTCGGGGCGTTTCGCGCTAACTATATGTCCATGGTCGGGATGGACGGATCGCTGGATCTGTATCACGGCAGACTGCGCGCGCGGGACGACAACGGCAATATTTTGTTTGATGGCGTCGACTACAATCACTACAGCGAGTTGATTGCCGAAGAGGTGAAAAACTGGAGCTACATGAAGTTCCCCTACTTAAAATCAATGGGCGCTGAAAAAGGCTGGTATAGGGTAGGCCCGCTGTCGCGCGTGCAAAATTGCGACTTTATTTCAACGCCGCTGGCTGAAATAGAACGCAGGGAGTTCATGGCCTATAGCGGCGTGATGCCGATGCATGCGCCGTTAGGCTACCACTGGGCGCGCATGATCGAGATGCTGCATGCAGCCGAAATGATCAAGGATCTGCTGCACGACGATGACATCACCGGCAGCGATTTGATGGTCACCGGCGAGCGTGGCTTCGAGGGCGTGGGGGTCATCGAGGCACCGCGCGGCACGCTGATCCATCACTACCGGGTCGATGAAAACGATCTGATCACCATGTGCAACCTGATCGTCTCCACTACCCACAACAATCAGGCGATGAATGAAGCGGTGCGCCGGGTGGCCCAGCAATATCTGCACGGCCACGAGATCACCGAAGGGCTGCTCAATCACATCGAAGTGGCCATCCGCGCATTCGATCCTTGCCTGTCCTGCGCAACGCACGCGCTGGGGAAAATGCCGCTGGAAATCGAAGTGCTCGATGAGTCGGGTGCGCGCCTGTCCTATCTGTCGCGTTCAGGCGACGGGCGCTTTTGCGCATAA
- a CDS encoding HoxW protein has product MTAPVLIFAVGNESRGDDALGPLLLRQLQDTAQIERLEDFQLQIEHAMDMKDRKIVLFIDAGMDTPAPFRFSRAHENNDAVLYSHALAPEALLKVYGQFYNEAPPASFILCIRGHAFELGEAPTAESLCNLTEALEFTRRLLINPDISVWDSLVTPL; this is encoded by the coding sequence ATGACCGCGCCCGTTCTAATTTTTGCCGTCGGCAACGAGTCGCGCGGCGACGATGCCTTAGGCCCGTTGCTGTTGCGTCAACTACAGGACACGGCGCAAATCGAACGTCTGGAAGACTTTCAGTTGCAGATTGAACACGCGATGGATATGAAGGATCGGAAAATCGTACTGTTTATCGATGCCGGCATGGATACGCCAGCGCCCTTCCGCTTTAGCCGTGCGCATGAAAATAATGACGCGGTACTCTATAGCCACGCGCTGGCACCCGAAGCACTGCTCAAAGTCTACGGGCAGTTCTACAACGAAGCGCCCCCCGCATCATTTATCTTATGCATACGCGGCCACGCCTTCGAATTGGGCGAAGCACCCACGGCTGAGTCGCTTTGCAATCTCACAGAAGCACTTGAATTTACCCGCAGATTGCTGATAAATCCCGACATATCGGTCTGGGACAGCCTTGTGACGCCCCTTTAA
- a CDS encoding tetratricopeptide repeat protein, whose protein sequence is MRRIFLSFLLAGAAQADEMAAPPPVAAQDAQIKVQAATNPPASLFEADTLRKQRAPLEIALLRAMVRDSKVEKGFFNSLFSSKVNQSDIDLLTEMDSFIDRFAELAETAEIYQLKSQINLRMNAYPQAAINELMLLAAYPDSSFVLEAQKELHALSDDKLKKHELILKVMSDTAKSLSGDQEQRVATYLIFLGSLREADFAAAIAAECALFLARNQTFLDEDKIEHALAHQKMLYSPEMAVFHFKKLLALYPASPLRADSQLSVGLIEREALKRYAEAVASFKTVIADFPDADEARQAHESLANTYDENLRDYVNAIAAYEAIASRYKNDAVVLRSLQSLARLYQDKTHQPAQALATYRRVYDIFKGREGLAALVKAQKIAVSHLSDWNQAIEINDLIMRAYPDSDEAVTALYGNGVIYEENKKEIEHATRLYQDLINRYPQHELSKDAKRRINTLTQKK, encoded by the coding sequence TTGCGCCGAATATTTTTATCTTTTTTGCTGGCCGGGGCTGCGCAGGCCGATGAAATGGCGGCCCCGCCGCCCGTTGCGGCTCAGGATGCGCAAATAAAGGTTCAGGCTGCAACAAATCCTCCTGCGTCCTTGTTTGAAGCGGATACCTTGCGCAAACAACGTGCGCCGCTGGAAATAGCGCTGTTGCGCGCGATGGTGCGCGATTCGAAGGTGGAAAAGGGGTTTTTTAACAGCCTTTTTTCATCCAAGGTCAATCAGTCGGATATCGATTTGCTGACGGAGATGGATAGTTTCATCGATCGATTTGCAGAGCTTGCCGAGACGGCTGAAATTTATCAGTTGAAGTCGCAAATTAATTTGCGCATGAATGCCTATCCTCAGGCCGCCATTAACGAACTGATGCTGCTGGCCGCCTACCCTGATTCCTCTTTTGTCCTCGAGGCTCAAAAGGAATTGCATGCACTCTCCGATGACAAGCTGAAAAAGCATGAGTTGATACTCAAGGTAATGAGCGACACCGCAAAATCTCTGAGCGGCGATCAGGAGCAGCGGGTCGCGACCTATCTGATTTTTTTGGGCAGTTTGCGCGAAGCGGATTTCGCCGCAGCGATTGCCGCTGAATGCGCGTTGTTTTTGGCGCGCAATCAGACTTTTCTCGATGAAGATAAGATCGAACATGCGCTGGCGCATCAGAAGATGTTGTACAGCCCTGAAATGGCCGTCTTTCATTTTAAAAAATTGCTGGCACTCTATCCGGCAAGCCCCCTTCGGGCTGACAGCCAGTTATCTGTCGGGCTCATCGAGCGGGAAGCGCTGAAACGTTATGCGGAAGCCGTCGCGAGTTTTAAAACGGTGATAGCGGATTTTCCCGACGCGGACGAAGCGCGGCAGGCTCATGAGTCGCTCGCCAACACCTATGATGAGAACTTGCGCGATTACGTTAATGCGATTGCCGCCTATGAAGCGATTGCCTCCCGCTACAAAAATGACGCCGTGGTGCTGCGCAGTTTGCAGTCGCTTGCGCGCCTTTATCAGGATAAGACGCATCAGCCGGCACAGGCTTTAGCAACCTACCGGCGCGTGTATGATATTTTCAAAGGGCGCGAAGGATTGGCGGCACTGGTCAAGGCGCAAAAGATCGCGGTCAGTCATTTGAGTGATTGGAATCAAGCCATCGAGATCAACGATCTGATCATGCGCGCGTACCCTGATAGCGATGAAGCGGTCACGGCGCTGTACGGCAATGGCGTCATTTATGAAGAGAACAAGAAAGAGATTGAGCATGCCACGCGGCTCTATCAGGATCTGATCAACCGTTACCCGCAGCATGAACTGAGCAAGGATGCCAAGCGGCGCATCAATACGTTAACGCAAAAAAAGTAA
- a CDS encoding YecA/YgfB family protein, translating to MSAIKPPVTPPYLTDEEMDELGNFLISDATSDETMMLDRLDGFLTALASGPFMPANNVWLPQVWGPAVQDEPTFASYAQMERITALIMKNRSSIVLRLRENLDTFDPVFDSAVYPDSEREFVDGEMWAYGYMTGIHLQREAWQRFFDDSQSAELLRPIYLLGTEELDADAEALVESPAQREALSMQIPESIAAIYRFWQPYRVATPVPVSHFQREQPKIGRNEKCPCGSGRKFKKCCGVSNESE from the coding sequence ATGTCTGCAATAAAACCACCCGTGACGCCGCCTTATCTTACCGATGAAGAAATGGATGAGTTAGGCAATTTCCTGATTTCCGATGCAACCTCGGATGAAACCATGATGCTCGATCGTCTGGACGGTTTTTTGACCGCGCTCGCGAGTGGCCCCTTCATGCCGGCAAACAACGTCTGGTTGCCGCAAGTTTGGGGCCCCGCGGTGCAGGATGAGCCGACATTCGCAAGTTATGCGCAGATGGAGCGGATTACCGCGCTGATCATGAAAAATCGCAGCAGTATCGTGCTGCGTCTGCGCGAGAATCTGGATACGTTTGATCCTGTCTTTGACAGCGCAGTCTATCCTGACAGTGAGCGCGAGTTTGTCGATGGCGAAATGTGGGCTTACGGTTACATGACCGGGATCCATTTACAGCGCGAGGCGTGGCAGCGCTTTTTTGATGACTCGCAAAGCGCCGAATTGCTGCGTCCGATTTATCTGTTGGGCACCGAAGAATTAGATGCGGACGCCGAAGCGCTGGTTGAATCGCCCGCTCAGCGCGAAGCGTTATCCATGCAAATTCCCGAGAGCATTGCGGCAATCTACCGGTTCTGGCAGCCCTATCGCGTTGCAACCCCTGTGCCTGTCAGCCATTTTCAACGCGAACAACCCAAAATTGGCCGTAATGAAAAGTGCCCTTGCGGCAGCGGGAGAAAATTCAAAAAATGCTGTGGCGTCAGCAACGAGTCTGAATAA
- a CDS encoding TonB-dependent receptor plug domain-containing protein, with protein sequence MLHTRNLLTTLFSCLFSQALYAENSASETDYFQDFPVVLSASRLSQPLSEAPNAMSVIDRKMITASGFRSIPDLFKLVPGMYVSYYKGGQAIVSYHGSSDQYARRMQVLIDGRSVYMAPASTVDWANLPITIDDIERIEVIRGPAAASHGANSTQGVISITTRDAGAIHGRQLSLTRGAKGINDVAARFGHHGEQLDYRMTVAYSADNGYDNLTAPPNSLTLAQATAGGLLNNSNDSNQARMLNYRADYHPNGIDRFDIQFGFNRDVQTAGWTDSFGNPNHDLISNSNYAQLGWIRALDNSDEFSARYYHMGQQQSELFTVLTPATNTTQTSRDEIELQHTVHLTESNRLVYGGAWRRDQVAGQGYSPALFFIYGASPTYSSSLSTNEYRLFAHDEWRINQQLLLNTGAMLERDGLGHENLSPRVAVNYHLTPQHTLRMGASVAYRTPALAELHYRQLNPGVLLVPSQTITSPGLVPEKVLSREIGYLGEFSALATSLDLRVFSDQLGQGVYVGATKFENGYTAAYQGIEATIKHSMGDNSDLTANFAHELAHSNAAALTIGPGLLSTTDVQATSTPRNSASLLYSRRFSHDVSFSTAYYYQDALQAYMRNTVDHQSMQRRTDIRLAKVFNQGNGVKGEVALVLQNVFDMKYSEYVANNVFNRRSYVTLTLNW encoded by the coding sequence ATGTTACACACGCGCAATCTATTAACAACATTGTTTTCTTGTCTGTTTTCGCAAGCGCTTTACGCGGAAAATTCTGCCAGTGAAACTGATTATTTTCAGGATTTTCCGGTAGTTTTGAGCGCCTCACGCCTGTCGCAGCCCTTATCTGAAGCACCCAATGCGATGTCGGTGATCGATCGTAAAATGATCACGGCGTCCGGATTCAGAAGTATCCCCGATTTGTTCAAGCTGGTGCCCGGTATGTATGTCAGCTACTACAAAGGCGGCCAGGCCATTGTTTCGTATCACGGCTCGTCTGACCAGTATGCACGGCGCATGCAGGTGTTGATCGACGGCCGCAGCGTCTATATGGCACCGGCCAGTACGGTGGATTGGGCTAATTTGCCGATCACCATCGATGATATCGAACGCATCGAAGTGATCCGCGGGCCGGCCGCTGCATCGCATGGCGCAAATTCAACGCAGGGCGTGATCAGTATCACCACGCGCGATGCAGGCGCGATTCACGGTCGTCAGCTCTCCCTTACGCGCGGTGCCAAAGGCATCAACGATGTCGCCGCCCGTTTTGGCCATCACGGTGAGCAGCTCGATTACCGTATGACTGTGGCGTACAGTGCGGACAACGGTTACGACAACCTGACTGCGCCGCCTAATAGTTTGACTCTCGCTCAGGCAACGGCAGGAGGTTTGCTCAACAACAGCAACGATAGTAATCAGGCGCGCATGCTCAATTACCGTGCGGATTACCATCCCAACGGTATTGATCGCTTCGATATTCAGTTCGGTTTTAATCGCGATGTGCAGACTGCCGGCTGGACTGACAGCTTTGGGAATCCTAATCATGATCTGATCTCGAATTCAAACTATGCGCAGCTGGGATGGATACGAGCGCTTGACAACAGCGACGAATTCAGTGCGCGCTACTACCATATGGGGCAGCAGCAATCAGAGCTATTCACTGTGCTAACGCCAGCCACAAATACCACTCAGACAAGTCGCGATGAAATCGAGTTACAGCACACGGTGCATCTGACCGAATCGAATCGTCTGGTGTATGGTGGCGCATGGCGGCGGGATCAGGTGGCCGGACAAGGCTATTCCCCCGCCTTGTTTTTTATTTACGGCGCATCGCCAACTTATTCGTCTTCATTAAGCACCAATGAATATCGATTGTTTGCCCACGATGAATGGCGTATCAATCAGCAACTGCTGCTCAATACCGGTGCGATGCTCGAGCGCGATGGCTTGGGCCATGAGAATTTGTCTCCGCGCGTTGCCGTCAATTATCACCTAACCCCGCAACACACTCTGCGTATGGGCGCGTCTGTTGCTTATCGCACACCCGCGCTTGCAGAGTTACACTACAGACAGCTCAATCCAGGTGTTTTGCTGGTGCCAAGTCAGACGATTACTTCACCCGGATTGGTGCCTGAAAAAGTATTGTCGCGGGAAATCGGTTATCTCGGAGAATTTTCGGCGCTGGCCACTTCACTCGATCTGCGTGTATTCAGTGATCAGTTGGGACAGGGGGTGTATGTTGGGGCGACAAAATTTGAGAATGGATATACAGCTGCCTATCAGGGTATTGAAGCGACTATCAAACACTCGATGGGTGACAACAGCGATCTGACAGCTAATTTTGCGCACGAATTGGCACATAGCAATGCGGCCGCACTGACGATAGGCCCCGGCTTGCTCTCAACGACGGATGTGCAGGCTACCAGTACGCCGAGAAACAGCGCAAGTTTGTTGTATTCGCGTCGTTTTTCTCATGATGTGAGCTTCAGCACTGCTTACTATTATCAAGATGCCTTGCAAGCTTATATGCGCAATACGGTCGATCATCAGTCGATGCAGCGGCGTACCGATATACGACTGGCAAAAGTCTTTAATCAGGGTAATGGCGTCAAAGGGGAGGTCGCCCTCGTGCTGCAAAATGTATTCGATATGAAGTACTCAGAATATGTCGCCAATAACGTTTTTAATCGCCGCAGCTATGTGACGCTGACGCTGAACTGGTAA